A single window of Zea mays cultivar B73 chromosome 10, Zm-B73-REFERENCE-NAM-5.0, whole genome shotgun sequence DNA harbors:
- the LOC100280093 gene encoding Transcription factor ILR3, translating into MSLAPDPADGGAGTGTGDDWFLDCGILDDLPAAACGAFPWDASPSSSNPSVEVGSYVNTNDVFKEPNDVFKEPGSNKRLRSGFNDVHVPTSKASREKMRRNKLNDRFLELGSTLEPGKPVKADKAAILSDATRMVIQLRSEAQQLKETNGSLEEKIKELKAEKDELRDEKQKLKLEKESLEHQMKLMTSTPTYMPHPTLMPAPFPQAPLAPFHAQGQAAGQKLMMPFVSYPGYPMWQFMPPSEVDTSKDSEACPPVA; encoded by the exons ATGTCTCTCGCCCCGGACCCGGCGGACGGCGGCGCCGGCACCGGCACCGGCGACGACTGGTTCCTCGACTGCGGCATCCTCGACGACCTCCCGGCCGCGGCCTGCGGGGCCTTCCCGTGGGACGCGTCCCCGTCTTCTTCCAACCCCAG TGTGGAAGTGGGCAGCTATGTGAATACCAATGATGTTTTCAAGGAGCCCAATGATGTCTTCAAGGAGCCTGGCAGCAATAAGCG TTTGAGGTCAGGATTCAATGATGTGCATGTGCCAACATCTAAAGCTTCTAGGGAAAAAATGAGGAGGAACAAGCTGAATGACAG GTTTCTTGAATTGGGGTCTACATTAGAACCAGGGAAGCCAGTAAAAGCTGACAAAGCTGCTATCCTAAGTGATGCTACTCGCATGGTTATTCAGCTTCGTTCAGAAGCACAGCAGCTGAAGGAAACTAATGGTAGTCTTGAAGAAAAGATCAAAGAACTCAAG GCCGAGAAGGATGAACTTCGTGATGAGAAGCAGAAGCTGAAATTGGAGAAGGAGAGTTTAGAACACCAGATGAAGCTGATGACATCGACTCCAACCTACATGCCTCATCCGACCCTGATGCCGGCGCCTTTCCCTCAGGCACCCCTAGCGCCGTTCCATGCCCAGGGGCAAGCTGCAGGGCAGAAGCTGATGATGCCCTTTGTCAGCTATCCGGGGTACCCAATGTGGCAGTTCATGCCGCCTTCAGAGGTCGACACCTCGAAGGACAGTGAAGCGTGCCCTCCTGTTGCATAA